One genomic segment of Falco peregrinus isolate bFalPer1 chromosome 7, bFalPer1.pri, whole genome shotgun sequence includes these proteins:
- the LYRM2 gene encoding LYR motif-containing protein 2, which produces MAAGRLPPAALTLRQFLRRQQVLQLYRKILRAIREVPAEADRHYLKDWAREEFRRNKDATEEDAIRMMITQGNMQLQELQRALKLAKS; this is translated from the exons ATGGCGGCCGGGCGCCTGCCACCGGCAGCGCTCACCCTGAGGCAG TTCCTGAGGCGACAGCAGGTTCTTCAGTTGTACAGGAAGATCCTGCGGGCTATCCGTGAGGTCCCTGCAGAAGCAGATCGTCACTATTTAAAGGACTGGGCCAGGGAAGAATTCAGGAGAAATAAGGATGCTACAGAAGAG GACGCGATCAGGATGATGATTACTCAAGGGAACATGCAACTTCAGGAACTTCAAAGAGCGCTTAAGCTGGCAAAATCCTGA